In the genome of Methanoregula sp., one region contains:
- a CDS encoding ABC transporter permease, which yields MNTPPIVSAKIKRTLTCIGAAVLVASVTLYLALPVVALFFRTTPELFFSSLSNPDVISALFLSLFTATVSLGVVILVGTPFAYVHCRNNYPGKVIVDTLIDLPLVLPPAVAGLALLVLWGRVGILGQYLSLFGINIAFTTLAVIMAQIFVASPFYVRQAKSLFEQLDPAYEQAARTLGASPLRIFALITLPLTANGLVSGAVMTFGRALGEFGATIMFAGNVPGVTQTMPLAVYLGMGGNFMVGLTISILLVIISFAIMIVVRLLAPREVPHA from the coding sequence ATGAATACCCCACCCATCGTTTCAGCGAAGATAAAAAGAACCTTAACCTGCATCGGAGCGGCAGTCCTGGTTGCTTCCGTCACGCTGTATCTTGCATTGCCGGTTGTGGCACTGTTCTTCCGGACAACTCCTGAACTCTTCTTCTCTTCCCTCTCCAACCCCGATGTTATCAGCGCACTGTTCCTCAGCCTGTTCACCGCGACAGTTTCTTTAGGAGTTGTGATCCTTGTTGGTACTCCGTTTGCCTATGTTCACTGTCGGAACAATTACCCGGGAAAAGTAATTGTCGATACCCTTATTGATCTCCCGCTCGTGCTCCCCCCCGCAGTTGCCGGACTCGCTCTCCTTGTTCTCTGGGGGCGGGTAGGTATACTGGGACAGTACCTTTCCTTGTTTGGTATCAACATTGCATTTACGACACTCGCTGTCATCATGGCCCAGATTTTTGTTGCTTCCCCGTTCTACGTGCGCCAGGCAAAATCCCTCTTTGAACAGCTGGACCCGGCTTACGAACAGGCCGCACGGACGCTCGGCGCATCCCCCCTGCGGATCTTTGCCTTGATTACCCTGCCCCTGACAGCAAACGGTCTTGTTTCGGGAGCGGTTATGACATTTGGGCGGGCACTCGGAGAGTTTGGGGCAACAATCATGTTTGCCGGAAATGTCCCCGGGGTAACCCAGACCATGCCACTTGCGGTATATCTGGGGATGGGTGGGAATTTTATGGTCGGACTTACGATCTCCATCCTGCTCGTTATCATCTCGTTTGCGATTATGATCGT